The Silene latifolia isolate original U9 population chromosome X, ASM4854445v1, whole genome shotgun sequence genome contains the following window.
GTTCCCATGAACAATTTCCAATCTAgtcttgttttatttttatttatttttctacaAATTGTTGGAAAATTAGTGGTCTTTAATTTGTCCTACTCCATATGAGTTATGTACACTCTGTAACTCTTTATTCTGTATCTCAATCGTTTTTACATCAATAAAATAATTGGAAATTTTTTGAAGGATTTCTTCTTGCTGGACTGTTCTGATCGATCGCGATAAACAATACTTCGTAGTAAAATGATACTCCTTTCAATTTTAATATTCTacccatttcattaaaatactacTCACATATAATAGAAAAATGAGAAGAACATTCAAATTTGGAGTTTGGAGGGCGTATGTATCAACTACTTAAGTATGGTTAGTTGTAAAGTTGTTATTAACTGTTAGTTAGTTAGCTCTGCTGATGTCATTAGTTAGCTAGAGGGTAAGGATTGTGTAAACTGGTATAATGTATAAAATCTTCATTGAAGATTGAAATTTCTATCCTTCGACGGAAGCGCTCGCCCCTGCTAGCTCGACCCTAACTCCGCCACTGCATATATAGTACATACCTCGTATTTCTCACTCGTAGTTACCTTTTCAGACATTAAGTTTTCTTTTAAAAACGTTAAAAATATTGTCACTTATGTCCACATTCACGCACATATTTTAATTTGTGCACATACGTTTTTATCATCATAGCCTAAAAATAATACACAAGAGATATTGGAACCATGTCCAAATACCCCATCCCTTCATTCAGGCCTGAAGTTACGACTTTTTCACCACCTATAAGATGGTGATTAGAATAGCAGATTTTTAATTGTATATCCACTACGTACACATTATTAACGAATTTGAGACTTTATTTACATTAGATTTTTTCCGCCTACGGATAAGCAGGGTAGAGAGTCTGGAAGGGTTACCGGATCGGTGGTTGCAAATTTCTGAAAATACTTTGTCTATATCCTCTTATTTGCAGGTCGAATGAAATGCATTCAGTCATCAGTGAATACTATGAGCATGGTAGTTATAGGTTGTTAATAATCAACTAACTTCCCATGTATTAAGGAAATCAGTTAAAGGTAGTTAAAGGTTGTTATGCTTAACCTATTACAACTACTATAAAAGGAAATCAATGATTgtaacaaacacaatattatgaAATATAATTCTTTACTCAATTCTCTCTCTAATACTTCCTTATGAATAGTTCAATTCTAGTTCATATCAACTAATATTAGATTAGTTTCATATGGTATTAGAACTAGTGTTACGATCTTACGCTTCCGcaattaacaaacaaaacaacatcatAATCTTTCTTTTTCCCAAGCTTAACAATGTCATATTCTTCTGAAAACATGTATCTTTATTCTCCTTTCGATGATCCTATGTTTCTTTCCCCTACTGATCAACCTAGTCTGGCTTTGTCCTCTTTCTTGTTCGATGGCACCAGCTTCTTACAATGGCAACGTGAAGTTGTTGCTGCTCTGCTATCCAAGAACAAGAGAGGATTTCTTTATGGGGAATGCTCTTTACCTGCTGCCACAGACAAGAAGTATAATCAGTGGATCAGATGTGATCTTTTGGTTAAACGTTGGATTCTTAATTCCATCGTTCCTGTTCTTCGTTAGAATCTGCAGTTTGTTATGTCTTGTAAAGCCTTATGGACTGACATTGTTGAGAGGTTTGGTCAGCCAAATATCCTTGAAGTTTATGAGTTGAAGAAGGATCTTGGTAGAATTACTCaagataattttcttttgttgaatATTATGGCAAGTTGAAGAATATCTGGGAAAATTTGGATCATATTGACCCTATTTCTTCCTGTACATGTGGTGCCATGAACTCTTGTCAGATGTTGAAACGTCTAGTTGACAGAGAAACGCAAGTCAAGTTGTTACGGTTATTTATGGGGTTAACATCAAGATATGAGCATGCTCAGACAAATCAGTTGTCTATAGAGCCATTGCCTCCTATCAACAAGGCTTTGGGTATGTTGCAGAAGGTTGAGAGGCAGAAGCATATCAATGATCAAGTTGTTGAGGTTTCCGTTGAGACAACTGATTTTGCTTCAAAGAAAAGGTTTTTCAACAGAGCAACAACTGAAGCTGGTAATGCAGGCAAACGCCCAAAGAAAGATCCTGCTTCTGATCATAAATTCTGTTCTCACTGTGAGAAAGTTGGGCATACCATTGAAGAGTGTTACATGTTGATGAGTTGTACCTTCTGTAAGATTAAGGGGCATATTCAAGAGAGGTGCTACAAGTACAAGGCTTTCTTGAAGGGGAAAAGAAAAGTTGGTTCCAGCTCTTATGCTAAGGCAAATAATGTTGATGTGCTTGCTGATGATCAAGATTATGGGTATCAGGATGTCTCTTCTCTTGAATTTCCTCATGCTGTTTCTCAGGTTCCTCAGTTATCCCAGTTCCAGGCTTTTGTTTCACTTCATGTCAATCCAGATTTCAGGCCATTTCTGATGCTCCATCTACCAGTTCTTCTGATTTAAAATCATCAGTTAATTTTTCTGGTATGCATCTATCTTCCCATGTTTTTATTGCTAGTTTGACTGATTTTAATGACCATGATTGGATAGTAGATACAGGAGCATCTGATCATATAACATCTAATATTCAATTGATGCATAATGTGAAAAATCTTGCTAAACCTGTATATGTGGGGTTACCTGATGGGACAATCAAAGTTGTACATAAATTTGGTCAAGTTTATTTAAGAAACCAATTGACACTGCATGATGTCCTTCTCATACCAGATTTGCAACAAAATTTATTGGCTGTAGCAAAGTTAATAACTGCTACTGGTTTAATTGTTTGTTTCTTGAAAACTAAATGTGTTTTTCAGGACCATAAAAGTAAGGCAGTTGCTGAGGCAAAGAGAATTGGGAATCTCTATAGATTTAGAGCACGTTTTAGTCCTGTTGTTCAGAAAGTTGTTCCTTTTTGTTCAAATAAAACTCGTTCTTTTCATTGTCATATAAATGCAACTAGTGTAACAGATATAGCTCTTGTACATTCTCGTTTTGGTCATAGTTCCTTAGAGAAGCTTCAACATGTACATGGAAtaaatttgaaagaaataaaacaatttCATTGTGAGACTTGTGTTTTTGCTAAACATCATATATTTCCATTTCTAAGAAGTATGTCATATGCTAAAAATTGTTTTGATTAAGTTCATATTGATGTTTGGGGGACATATAAGGTTCCATCTTTGTCTGGTGCAAAATCTTTTCTTACTATACTAGATGATCACTCAAGGAATACATGGACTTTTCTGattcaaaataagacaaagtgcTTGGTTTCATTAATGGTTTTGTTGCCTATGTTGAGAATCAATTTGGTGCTAAGATAAAAACTATTAGATCAGATAATGGTTCATAGTTTTTCCAAGTTCAGTGTAAAGATTTTTTTAGAGACAAGGGTATAGTCCATCAGAGGAGTATTGTAGGAAGACCTCAACAAAATGGTTGTGTTGAAAAGAAACACAGACACTTATTAGAGGTTGCTAGGGTACTCAAGATTCAGTCCAATGTTACTATCAAGTTCTGGGGTGAGTGTGTTCTTACAGCCACCTATTTGATCAATAAGATGTCTGCAAAGCTTTTAAGTTGGAAAACTCCATATGAGTTGTTGTATAAAGAAATGCCATTTTATGATGAGCTCAGAGTGTTTGGTACACTCTGTTATGCCACaatgtgtgacaccctcatttattgcggaaaagtaaacacataattctagataaaaactgcatggatatgtttgtaataggttcatttgggtaaaaacctgtaatttttaaaacctgaacctgttataaaaatatccaaatgggaaggcgtcaaacatacaaggtccaaaataaacctcataaataaaacatcgctaaagtcgcgaaataaagttatacaacccaagtatgaaaaagggagacatatgtccctaaaaagtatatgacataaaaagtgttcaagggccacaataaaataaagccaatctaggtcccaaggttactttgctcgctagctcgtccatgtaccccatatatacatcacctacctgtcaatcgcattttatacaaatacgaaagccacagtcagtggggagtaactccgagttctcccagccacgaaatgtcataattaatataacatgtaaacataagaatatgaatatgaataacacatagccttagcatatagatgctagacaattgtgcttatcatgtgaaccacaataaaacaacacatagtcctagcatgtgaatactagaccgactcatactacactatcatgtgaatcacataacatccaggaatccaaactctatcaaccatagccggcttgcatctcaccttctatgattcatagaatcatcaaacaagaaaggacaatatatctagagacaggcataagttcttaggacggtcaatagtcactctgtaacgcGAGTCTATACCAcaaggtaaggtaaacaccctagtcctaaacctgcgcagacctagcgacatgcggaaaataccgcatccaagacccatgatcacacacatgagtacccctaaggagtccaccaaagggttggctagtacttaagctgaccacatacttctaagagtacgtcaggaggtcatgacctaacttggatataagcccaccaagctaagacacaaaggctattaagccgcaaacatacactcgtcaaagactataagggcctatctatgacatcgACCGAAgtcactcacctaggacctagtcccaactGAATGCTTTAGCCTACAACActtaagacaagtaggacacccacttaaccataagaggggcaaataGTCCAACTTTcaaacataaatgctaacattctatcatgtgaaaggctatataaatgtctattcagcagacaatccaaccatatcctcaatgtcatcaataaccaaattatagctaaccatcaatatcataatccatgagaataagctaaaatggccaaaggcaaacaagactcaagcataaggcaaccaaagcatccaacaaccaacatgtgaaataatAATCATGCTCATATGGTTAAAACATCAAGCTACCAACATGTTGAATCATAAATATCAAGGCATCAATATGAAACATTCAATatcaaccaatctcacctcaaaaacaaaccctcgacccaagtcccgcgacgggtcattagtcaaatcgaggctgaccggtttataccgagtttgaccaaactcatttggtcaaattggcccagctcagagtcttggcctactttggcccacatCACGGTAAATTagtactcccatgataaaagagtctcaacacaccatacacaagtgttagaaccaaggttaagatgcatacccaacaagacactcaaaacccaatctataacaacaagtttagtactcgactataACAAGGatcaacttcaaacggtcataacttgagttctaaaTATCTAAATAAGGTGAAaccaattggagatgatagcttatcctcttacggttctaacggtaggtcataagcctcaaacaaacaagtaacgaagaagttatggccattttacgaaaactggtcaggcCTAAACCGCAACCTGCGATAGtggccggagcctgcggtggTGGCCGGAGCCTGCGGCAAAGGCCTGATTACCACGACACATACGGACTAAATCTTCATCCTCAAGTCAATCTTATATTATCATTACAATCCGATTGAACAAGAGCATGTAATTAACAAGGAATTCCACATGTATACTTGGGAggaaatcaatagtttacatattcAAGCAACATTCAAcaatattcattccgtttcaacacttaaacatgtgaaaaacaacatatttaacaaactttaacaacaaccattcatgtgaaaattaaagttaacatgttatcaatcacataagcatccaacacatcataatcaacactaatgtgacattaaatcgtcgagtaactcggaatagttaccttaagctagcaaagagacaagtaataacttgagaaagcttctaaaccccaaaattactcttcatcttcaacaatatatgagtctcctaactcatcttcatattcttcacctataagaacaacaaaaacacaattattaagcttaaattcgaaaccctaaaaaaagtgtcttaaacaaaatttgggggaaatgaaaataaagcttactagtagatgaggattgaagagaggattccgaatatataatttttatgcgatttggtggagaaatgaagaagttatggtggatttagggattgtaaggaggttattttgagaggaatttggtATTTGAGAGAAGGAAGTGatagaatgagaattgaggaaatgaaagatgaagaggagacccatggaggacGGAGGGTGAatgggtgagtttcaattgtttacgttttggttcgtttcgacggaaattagaaatattcgtcgaacgcgatttccgagaaaattaaagttcttaaacacgattttactaaaagattaagtactcatatgcccaatatccaaactcgtttacccaacgaccgtaagaaatgggaaaatcccaattttacgacttttatccgaaatctattttatcaagggaaaaggtttaaatattgtttaaatcactttttaaacatttctaaactatcaaaaataattacatttcttcaaaataaaataagattatattttatcaaataaattttatttcaaagaaattaatataaaattaaaaatagattaaaatattacttttataatataataaaggtcttcaaactTACGggatgttacaatcatccctccttttaagaagtttcgtccccgaaacttaaaagaaggaacattgtatatatgtaggtctatctccttaaaatcaagtaaacaaaatcttcaaaatatggacgtatgaagtataagtgtcttttcaatggaacggagaatCCTCGTCGGCCgtccaagaacatcaacattccaaatcaaagacataaaaatatatatttttacaccaacaaatgagaaaaccaattatcggacgtctccaataacatgctttaccactcattgacgttaaaaccagtggaaaacattaaacattttcaaaaatctttaattcgaaactctataataaggataataactccactagctatgaccaaactctaactacgacttttaaacaactaagtaaggactactaacgcggagagtatttaagagaaggagaggaacactcgaaaggatagctaaaactcacaagaattagataaagggaagagaattacctcacgagaaaagttcgggatatttagctaacatagaagattcaggctcccaattttcttcttcgacatttccacaacgccaaaggatacgaactaggggcacaactttgtttctaagttgcttgtttgctctttcgaggattcggattgacctttcttccaaagtcaagttaggttccaaatctgggatttcttcttgaataacatggctcggatcactaatgtacttcctcaactgagatacatggaagacatcatgaaccttgctcaaattcgggggcaactccaaacggtaagcaacggggccaatcttctcaagcacacggaaaggtccaatgtatttgggactcaactttcctttcacaccaaaccgtttcacccctttcataggtgataccttaaggaacactcgatcattaacctcaaaggcaagtggtcgacgatggacatcggcataagatt
Protein-coding sequences here:
- the LOC141617309 gene encoding uncharacterized protein LOC141617309 — translated: MSYSSENMYLYSPFDDPMFLSPTDQPSLALSSFLFDGTSFLQWQREVVAALLSKNKRGFLYGECSLPAATDKKYNQWIRCDLLNLQFVMSCKALWTDIVERFGQPNILEVYELKKDLGRITQDNFLLLNIMMLKRLVDRETQVKLLRLFMGLTSRYEHAQTNQLSIEPLPPINKALGMLQKVERQKHINDQVVEVSVETTDFASKKRFFNRATTEAGNAGKRPKKDPASDHKFCSHCEKVGHTIEECYMLMSCTFCKIKGHIQERCYKYKAFLKGKRKVGSSSYAKANNVDVLADDQDYGYQDVSSLEFPHAVSQAISDAPSTSSSDLKSSVNFSGMHLSSHVFIASLTDFNDHDWIVDTGASDHITSNIQLMHNVKNLAKPVYVGLPDGTIKVVHKFGQVYLRNQLTLHDVLLIPDLQQNLLAVAKLITATGLIVCFLKTKCVFQDHKSKAVAEAKRIGNLYRFRARFSPVVQKVVPFCSNKTRSFHCHINATSVTDIALVHSRFGHSSLEKLQHVHGINLKEIKQFHCETCVFAKHHIFPFLRSMSYAKNCFD